The nucleotide sequence TACTAACttttcaaaactaaaaaaattGACAATCTAATTTTGTGAACAGCCGCCTGCAGTTCTGTCAAGGTTTAACTCGTACCTGTGATGGAATCATACGATCATGAGTTCATGACATCAAAAGAAAACATAAAGAAGGTACAGCTGAACATTCTCAGGTAAAGAAACCACAAACTGGAACTGGATTCCTGTGAGGCTGTGACCGAGTAGGGGACACTGCTTAGTGCGTCTtacaaagaatgatattcatcgtCTATATTATTTCCAATAGATAGATAAGTAACGTAATCCTAATAATATACAATTGCTGCAGCAGGTTCGGGTCGGATGGTTCGTACACAGTCCCATGCGCTCTACACTTACATGTCATGGACCTAATTTTACCTCCATTCTATTCATGGTTGCATGTTTCAGAACAATGCTCAACCACGGGGAAAGAACAAAACTTTGCTAGCCCTGTGTTGCTCTAGTTGATTGATTAGCTGCTAGGCTGTTACACGTATACAGGTGTCTCTAATACCGTAAATCCTCCAGCGAAAGGCCCTTGTCGACTACCCAAACGGTGGCATTACTAGTCCAGCAATGAGAATACAGGAATCCCCTTAGCGTTGAAACTAGAACATTTCACTAGTAGTTCCTGTCCAACTTCAAATTCCTTTTGGCCATTTGCCTGCAACAGATGCTCCAGAATTTCAGTTACCAATTTCATTGGGAGTATTGGGGGAAAGGATGCAAGGGTTAAGAATCTACTAATATAGTGTGGCCATTGAAAGGGTGGAgtacagggatgaaaaaacttcgcgtgcccttaaacccggcttgatccgcttcttttttcatccggaaccgtgtttttctctcacaaattcctccaaaccatccaaattcctccagaattcctctaaGCGAACAGGCTAACATAGCCTGTttgcttggaggaattctggagaaatttggatggtttggaggaatgctagaGGAATTTGTGTTGCTAATAGCAGTATGAACAAAAAAGACGGGTTTTTTTTCCACAAGAGTTTGTACGAAGTTACCTCAAATTTATGCATTCCACGCGCACCATCACTCAACTCAAGTACTAGTCCAAAGGCTCAAATCTGGTAGACCTTTGCTGTAACTACATCACCCAACTTCATTGCCCCAGATTGGAAGTTCGTGGGACTCTGATTCAGGTCCAAAGTGTTGTCAGCAGTCTGTTCTGGAACATCTGAACCACTGGTTTGCAGTCCATTACTTCCAGATTCCTCAATCTTTACTTTCTTAGTTTTCTTGGTAGTAGCACCTGTggctttcttagcagtagcttTCCTAACCTCATGACATTCGCTAGCTGGTTTATATGGTCTAGGAGATGACTTTGCAGCCTTTGCCCGCTTCTTAGAACCATTTGCATCATCTTGAGCATCACAGTCAGCAGCACTTCGAATTATAACTGAAGGAGCCGAAAACGCAGGTGCCTCCTCAGTTGTGCCATTTTCATGTTCGGTACTGGATGGCTCAGCATCAGCATCCACACTACTCACGTTCTCTACAGCAGCCCAACCGCTAACTTGACTTGGCAAAGGATCCTTACTTTTCAAATCCTTCTTGCTACGTGGTTGGGGTAAGGTTGCTTTAAGTGAAAGTTTAATGTTACCCCGCACATCCTGTCCAATACATCTCAGAGAGAGAGATTGGCCAACAGTTACAACATCTGAGACTTTCCCTACCTGcacaaagaaaatagaaaaaatatatagtAATTAAAAACTGGTGAAAAGCTGGTATGTTAGTATTCAATCTAATAAGTTATAATGGGGTTGATAAAACGGACTCTCACTCAATATAATGCAAGACACAACAAAAAATCGGCCTGCAGCTCTACAAAGGAAACTTTAAACTATTTGCGAACAAATATTCAACTGCCTTCAACAAGAAACCAACAAATGTAGACTTAAATGTACTGGGAGATAGTACTGACAATCTATTTCCAGATATCATTCGGAACAATCTTAGTAAATAGAGCATGAACCCTATTCAACCTCAATCCCTCTATTACAGAATTTCAAGAGAAATACCGGTTCATGTGACAACTCTGAAATGTGAAGTAAGCCTTGCTGTCCACCATTGAACTCCACAAAAGCGCCAAACTCCTTAATTGAGGAAACAATTCCTTTGTATGTACGACCAACTTCAATTTCACGTCCCACGAGGAACTCAATCTACAGCAAAGAAAAGTTAAGAATTCGTTAAATGAAGATTATTTTTTCCTCCGAAGCACTTGCACTTTTGACATTCTAACCAGCACAAACTGACATCATGTGTACATTAATGATTAAGAAATTACTATTGAGGCTCTCATGATTAGGTGTCATAGGCACTTGTACCTTCTCAATAGCTTTATCCATAATTTCTTGAGTTTTAGCAACAATAGTGACCGTACCATCACTGACTGATACTCGTGCACCTAAGACAATGGAAGAGAGAGATTAACTACAACACCCAGTAGCTAACAAAATATAACCCAGCATAATTATATGAAAAATGCTCAACCATTTAAATATACAAGTCAACTAAAAGGAAACTACATTTTGACAGATTGAAGACCGCTCTTAGACAGCCTCTTCAATTGGCTAAACAGCCTGTTGTAGAGTTTCCTAGTATACCCTTGATGGTTTTTTTGTACAGCTTTGCCTACTCTTTATATATTCATATATTTTGCCATAGTAGGGCTTTTCCCTACTATTGTACAACCCCTCAAAGAAAAAACTAAAAGGAAACTAGTGATGAACCATGTTAATATTCTCAGTGATTTTCACAGAAATGCAAACCCATAACCCACATGAGTAGATAGCTAATGCACAAAAAACAAAAGGCCACACCTTAAAAACAAAATGAAACCATCTCAACCATGTTTTCCAGTGCATATGAAGTCCTATTGAAGTACATAACCATGTAATCACCTAATGCTAGAAGATGAACTAATGTTGTCATCACAGATACCCACTGGCTTTCTCCCTTCATCTGTCTGAGCTATTGAAATATATGTTTATATTTTACTCACAAATTTGCTTTTAGATTCACGAAAACACTTCTTTTCGGAAAAAAACACCTCTAGTTCATCACTCATTAGCATGATTTTTAGTACAACAAGTAATGACCAAACTATCAATAAACATCTTATCAAATGAAATTAGTTGCTCCTAAACCAGAGGACAAAGAAAGACCACGAACAAAAGGCAGGTATGTAGACAGCTTGGTACCTGTTTCTTGCTCAATTTTTTTCCTGTGGAAAAGCAATTTCCTAAGAGAATCGCTGCTGAAGCTCAGTGTAGCTGCAAATGGAGGGTCAGTTCAAACCTTAATCATATCATGCTAGAAacaaaaacaacaaagcaagtaCATCAACAAACCTAATCGAGGGGAACTTCCATCGTTAATAGCACGTGCAGTACTTATTTCCTGGTCCATGCGGTCAAGGATTTGATTTCGAGCCTTACGTGCAGGCTCTAAACTTTCACATATTATGCCCAATGGTATTCCAGCAGGTTTTATATCCAGCTGAATAGCAGTAATACCTTTCCTTGTTCCTGCAATTTTGAAGTCCATGTCACCCAAGTGATCCTCAAGGCCCTGAAAAATATTGATTATCATGTTCACTTAAAGGATCAATATTTTTCCATTTGTGGAAACAACAAATACAATTGACTGAAAAATCTTTGAATGAAGTGCAGCAAAACACTCACCAGAATATCCGTTAATATGCGATAATTAGAAATTTCTCCAGTAGCTGGGTCCACTTGACTTACAAGACCCACTGAAACTCCAGCAACATGTTCTCTTACAGGTATCCCAGCATCCATTAAGGCCATACTTCCTGCAAGTCACCATTTAGAATAGCAGAACATTAAAGAACACAAAATAATAATTTACTAGCTGTTCAAGGATACCACAGTAACAATGAAAAGGTAGTTTACATTAAAATTCACGCATCAACCCAAGAACCTATACGAAATGAATAAAAACTATATAAATTATCTTATATAAAGCATATTATCGCTGCGTGTATGTCAGAAATGACAAAGGTGGTGCAAAAAACAAGTTTCGTTATGCTAGAAGGATAAAACTAGGCAGTCAATCTATTTCTTATCACAGTGAAGTACATAGTCTTGCAAATGAAAGAATCACACCATGTTGCCAACCTAGAGTTAAGTTccacaaaacaaaaaaaactgtAGGCCATAGAGAAATATCAATAAATAGCATAGCTCTCACAAAACGCATCTCCAAGCCACAACTGAAAGATGGAGTTTTATAAGAATAGCACCATTATAAGAGAAAAATGGTTTGTGGTATACCTCCACATACTGATGCCATTGATGTTGAACCATCCGATGCCATGACTTCTGAATTTACCCGAACGGTGTATGGAAAATCACTTTCTGGAGGAAGCACAGCAAGCAATGCTTTCTCCGCAAGAGTGCCTACACAATGGTATAAAATAAATGGCTGCAATATTGGTTTTCATTTTGCTTCATCCAAATCTAAATCAGGACAGGATTAAATCTAGAAGAACTGAAGGGGAAAACGGCATCCAGCGTAtcatagtactccatgcatgcccAAACAACAGCAAATTGTCAAGCTTTCATCCACTATTTGATAGTTCCCAAGCTTTTATATGCTAGGATAATACTAGTAGACTATCACAGGTACCATTGTAAGGCTAATTCCATCACGTTGGTAAGCCTCTATATGAACCAAACTAGGTGAGGATACAAGAAATCCATTTAACTAGATTTCAGGACAATTCATTTAGCATATGGAAAAAAAAGTGCTACCATGTCCAACTTCTCGTCGATTCAGGCCTCCACGTTTGGCAACTTCATTTATTGAAAATGGGGGAAAGCTATAGTGAAGCATG is from Miscanthus floridulus cultivar M001 chromosome 7, ASM1932011v1, whole genome shotgun sequence and encodes:
- the LOC136467300 gene encoding polyribonucleotide nucleotidyltransferase 2, mitochondrial-like, which translates into the protein MSMAVASSLRSLARRRPRLRLPATPLVVPGGRAALLSGAAEEAAPLEAAAAAAPAPGRKVLESFREEFEIGGRSIAFETGKMARFANGSVVISMEDTHVLSTVAAAKSSEPVRDFLPLTVDYQEKQYAQGVIPTTYMRREGAPKERELLCGRIIDRPIRPLFPPGFYHEVQIMVNVLSSDGKQDPDVMAANASSAALMLSDIPWNGPIGVIRVGRINGTFVLNPTVDELGLSDLNLVYACSRDKTLMIDVQAREIAERDLQAGMKLAHSEAIKCIDPQIRLAKRTGKEKKEYKISLISDTSYEKIRTFSEAPIEEVFTDSSYGKFERGEALEKITQSVKAKLEEENDEDSLKFLHKAVDTVRKQVIRKRIIEEGLRVDGRQLDEVRPLYCESNTYPVLHGSALFSRGDTQVLCTVTLGAPGDAQRLDSIVGPPTKRFMLHYSFPPFSINEVAKRGGLNRREVGHGTLAEKALLAVLPPESDFPYTVRVNSEVMASDGSTSMASVCGGSMALMDAGIPVREHVAGVSVGLVSQVDPATGEISNYRILTDILGLEDHLGDMDFKIAGTRKGITAIQLDIKPAGIPLGIICESLEPARKARNQILDRMDQEISTARAINDGSSPRLATLSFSSDSLRKLLFHRKKIEQETGARVSVSDGTVTIVAKTQEIMDKAIEKIEFLVGREIEVGRTYKGIVSSIKEFGAFVEFNGGQQGLLHISELSHEPVGKVSDVVTVGQSLSLRCIGQDVRGNIKLSLKATLPQPRSKKDLKSKDPLPSQVSGWAAVENVSSVDADAEPSSTEHENGTTEEAPAFSAPSVIIRSAADCDAQDDANGSKKRAKAAKSSPRPYKPASECHEVRKATAKKATGATTKKTKKVKIEESGSNGLQTSGSDVPEQTADNTLDLNQSPTNFQSGAMKLGDVVTAKVYQI